AATTTGTTCTTGCTCCAATACATCTTTCGCTTTTTTTCCAAAGCCAATTCCTTTACCAATCACTACTACTTCCTCGTGTTCAGGATGGCTAGCAATGATGACATTATTATTTAAAACTTTTTTAATTTCTAGATAATTACTCATATAACACCACCCTCGTACTTAAATAGCCTGCTTTTATGTTACAGAATATTCTTCTTTGTCGTCAATGTAAAACATCTACCATTTCATAAAAATTCATTTTTTAGACATGTTTATATATGATGCGTATAATGTAAGAGCAACTGTACATAGAAAGGGGTTAACAACATGATTAAAATGTTTGTAAGTGATATCGATGGTACAATGATGCAACACGGAGGGTTAATTGACGAACAGGATATTGTAGCACTTCGTAGTCTCGCTGAGCAAAATGTTATTCTTTGTTTCGCTTCTGGCCGACTTGATAATGAAATTGCAGACTTAATGAAAGCTGTAAATACAAATTTCCATCGTATTAGCGTAAATGGTGTTTTCGTATACACGCACGAAAACAAGCAACTATTATCAGCAACATTCGATTCGAGTATTCTACCTGATTTATTAGCAATGACAAATGAAGATCCTTATTTTCGTTATGTAAGTGATGAGCATAATTATTACATTGAAGAAAAAACACCGTTTATTCATGAACTTGAACAACAAGTAACGATGACTTCCGTTGAAGAACCGCATCTGTTAGAAAAAATTGATGATACTATTTTCCCAAATAAAATCTCTGTCGGTGGAACAAAGGAAAGTTTACAACTCCTTCAAAAAAAAATTGATGAAAAATTCCATGGAAAAGTGAGTACCTTCATTTCAGCCGAACAATGTTTAGATGTAATGCCACCTAATATTAGTAAAGGTTCTGCTATTTCTGTTTTATTAAAAGAGTTTCAATTACAACCAGAAGAAATTGCTTGCATAGGGGATTCTTATAATGATATTCCAATGTTTTCTTTAACTCCTCACAGTTTTGCTATGTCTCAAGCTGATGATGCAGTAAAAGAACACGCTCACTATGTAGTAAATACAGTTAAAGATGCTGTTAACCACGTAATTGCTCATAATAAAAATACGACTCACTCCTTATAAGGATGAGTCGTATTTTTTCTTTACATGTTAAACAATTTGACATTTACTGTACTTCACAAACTGAAATATATTATTTGTTACGTGCGATGTTTGTAATAAACTTATAACGATCCCCACGGTAAATACATTTCACATACTCTAACGGTACTTCACCTTCTGAATATGACCATTGACGCATTACAAGCACTGGCGCCTTTTTAGGAATATGCAGATGTTCCGCTTCATTATCGGTTGCAATTGAAGCTTCAATTGATTGAGTAGCGCTAACAAGTTTAAAGCCCAGTTTTTTCTCTAAATGTTCATATAAAGATTGTTGCAATATTTCTTCGTTAATATCTTTTACAAGAGCTGGCGACAAATATGTCGTCTCAAAAGCAATCGGTTCATCATCAGCTAAGCGAATACGCCTCACTTCATAAACCGACTCTCCCTCCTGTATTCTCAGCCGGTCTGCTATTTTCGCAGTAGCTGGAACGAGGCGGAAACTTAGTAATTGACTACTCGGGTTCATCCCACGAGAAATCATATCTTCTGTGAATCCCGTCATTCCTTGCAATTTTTGTTCCACTTTCGGAAGTTGGACAAACGTGCCGATTCCACGTTTCCGATATAAATAACCTTGTTCCACTAAATTATTAATCGCCTGTCTGATTGTCATACGACTCACTTCGAACTTATCACAAAGTTCATTCTCAGATGGGATTTTATCTCCCGGCTTCCATTCGCCGTCCTCAATTAGCTGTTTCACCCACTCTTGAATCTGATAATAGATCGGAAATGGTGAATACTTGTCGATGTTCA
This Bacillus paramycoides DNA region includes the following protein-coding sequences:
- the phnF gene encoding phosphonate metabolism transcriptional regulator PhnF, with the translated sequence MNIDKYSPFPIYYQIQEWVKQLIEDGEWKPGDKIPSENELCDKFEVSRMTIRQAINNLVEQGYLYRKRGIGTFVQLPKVEQKLQGMTGFTEDMISRGMNPSSQLLSFRLVPATAKIADRLRIQEGESVYEVRRIRLADDEPIAFETTYLSPALVKDINEEILQQSLYEHLEKKLGFKLVSATQSIEASIATDNEAEHLHIPKKAPVLVMRQWSYSEGEVPLEYVKCIYRGDRYKFITNIARNK
- a CDS encoding HAD family hydrolase, translated to MIKMFVSDIDGTMMQHGGLIDEQDIVALRSLAEQNVILCFASGRLDNEIADLMKAVNTNFHRISVNGVFVYTHENKQLLSATFDSSILPDLLAMTNEDPYFRYVSDEHNYYIEEKTPFIHELEQQVTMTSVEEPHLLEKIDDTIFPNKISVGGTKESLQLLQKKIDEKFHGKVSTFISAEQCLDVMPPNISKGSAISVLLKEFQLQPEEIACIGDSYNDIPMFSLTPHSFAMSQADDAVKEHAHYVVNTVKDAVNHVIAHNKNTTHSL